From a single Rutidosis leptorrhynchoides isolate AG116_Rl617_1_P2 chromosome 5, CSIRO_AGI_Rlap_v1, whole genome shotgun sequence genomic region:
- the LOC139847362 gene encoding uncharacterized protein isoform X2, with protein MYFFIFLFSTLIFLILLLKRKDVTNLLHSGINSIWKQQSLKAQAMSTSQSQSQRQGSFNTSLPRIVKDEDEPDHLLVLVHGIYASPSDWRYVEAELKRRLGRHFLIYASSSNTYSKTFAGIDGAGKRLADEVKQIVKSRDSLKRISFLAHSLGGLIARYAVGVLYTRTAHSNIDKEDSKSNLSDNGTIAGLEAINFITLATPHLGVRGNKQLPFLLGVPILEKIAAPMAPIFVGRTGSQLFLTDGRPDKPPLLLRMTTDSQDANFISALGAFKYRILYANAAYDHMVGRRTSSIRRESELVKPPLQSLDGYKHVVDVEYCPPVPSTGSHFPPEAARAKEAAQNVPNTQNTLEYHEIMEEEMIRGLQQLGWKKVDVSFHSSLWPFFAHNNIHVKDEWFHKAGAGVVAHVADSINQQEKQHQSTALISASL; from the exons atgtatttttTCATCTTTTTATTTTCTACTTTAATTTTCCTAATTTTATTACTCAAGAGGAAAGATGTTACAAACCTCCTTCACTCTG GGATAAACAGTATCTGGAAACAACAAAGTCTTAAAGCTCAAGCTATGAGcacaagtcaaagtcaaagtcaaaggcaGGGTAGTTTTAATACATCATTACCAAGGATTGTTAAGGATGAAGATGAACCTGATCATCTTTTGGTCCTTGTTCATGGTATCTATGCAAG CCCTAGTGACTGGAGGTATGTAGAAGCAGAGCTCAAAAGGCGTTTGGGGAGACACTTTTTGATTTATG CAAGTTCTTCTAAtacttactctaaaacctttgctggaATTGATGGGGCTGGCAAACGGCTAGCAGATGAA GTAAAGCAAATTGTTAAGAGTAGAGACAGCCTTAAGAGGATATCATTTCTAGCCCATTCGCTTGGTGGTTTGATTGCAAGATATGCAGTTGGTGTTCTTTATACTCGTACTGCTCATTCAAATATTGATAAAGAAGATTCTAAATCGAATTTATCAGATAATGGAACGATTGCTGGTTTGGAGGCAATAAATTTCATAACCCTAGCAACACCACATCTAGGAGTTAGAGGGAATAAACAG CTTCCGTTTCTTCTGGGTGTTCCCATCTTAGAAAAAATTGCTGCACCAATGGCCCCCATTTTTGTTGGACGAACGGGTAGTCAGCTTTTTCTCACTGATGGTAGACCCGACAAGCCACCTCTGCTTTTGAGAATGACAACTGATTCTCAAGATGCCAATTTTAT aTCTGCCCTTGGTGCTTTTAAATACCGTATATTGTATGCCAATGCTGCCTATGATC ATATGGTTGGTCGGCGCACATCATCAATAAGAAGGGAGTCTGAGCTCGTGAAG CCTCCTTTACAATCTTTGGATGGTTATAAACATGTTGTAGATGTGGAATACTGTCCACCCGTACCATCCACAGGTTCCCATTTTCCCCCAGAAGCTGCAAGAGCAAAAGAAGCCGCCCAAAATGTACCTAATAcccaaaataccctcgaatatcatGAAATTATGGAAG AGGAAATGATTCGTGGATTACAACAGTTGGGATGGAAAAAAGTTGATGTCAGTTTCCACAGTTCGCTTTGGCCGTTCTTTGCTCATAACAACATACAT GTGAAAGATGAATGGTTCCATAAAGCTGGAGCTGGAGTAGTTGCTCATGTTGCTGACAGCATCAATCAACAAGAAAAACAACACCAATCTACTGCGCTCATATCCGCCAGTTTGTAG
- the LOC139847362 gene encoding uncharacterized protein isoform X1, producing MRSSLHYTPTPLINLRRSADLGSSSSSSSNLNPNSPSPSSFCHGLFLWTFSNCFGINSIWKQQSLKAQAMSTSQSQSQRQGSFNTSLPRIVKDEDEPDHLLVLVHGIYASPSDWRYVEAELKRRLGRHFLIYASSSNTYSKTFAGIDGAGKRLADEVKQIVKSRDSLKRISFLAHSLGGLIARYAVGVLYTRTAHSNIDKEDSKSNLSDNGTIAGLEAINFITLATPHLGVRGNKQLPFLLGVPILEKIAAPMAPIFVGRTGSQLFLTDGRPDKPPLLLRMTTDSQDANFISALGAFKYRILYANAAYDHMVGRRTSSIRRESELVKPPLQSLDGYKHVVDVEYCPPVPSTGSHFPPEAARAKEAAQNVPNTQNTLEYHEIMEEEMIRGLQQLGWKKVDVSFHSSLWPFFAHNNIHVKDEWFHKAGAGVVAHVADSINQQEKQHQSTALISASL from the exons ATGAGATCATCGCTTCATTACACTCCAACTCCTTTAATTAATCTTCGAAGAAGCGCAGATTtaggatcatcatcatcttcatcttccaaTTTGAATCCGAATTCACCGTCACCATCTTCGTTTTGCCACGGATTATTTCTGTGGACTTTCTCTAATTGTTTTG GGATAAACAGTATCTGGAAACAACAAAGTCTTAAAGCTCAAGCTATGAGcacaagtcaaagtcaaagtcaaaggcaGGGTAGTTTTAATACATCATTACCAAGGATTGTTAAGGATGAAGATGAACCTGATCATCTTTTGGTCCTTGTTCATGGTATCTATGCAAG CCCTAGTGACTGGAGGTATGTAGAAGCAGAGCTCAAAAGGCGTTTGGGGAGACACTTTTTGATTTATG CAAGTTCTTCTAAtacttactctaaaacctttgctggaATTGATGGGGCTGGCAAACGGCTAGCAGATGAA GTAAAGCAAATTGTTAAGAGTAGAGACAGCCTTAAGAGGATATCATTTCTAGCCCATTCGCTTGGTGGTTTGATTGCAAGATATGCAGTTGGTGTTCTTTATACTCGTACTGCTCATTCAAATATTGATAAAGAAGATTCTAAATCGAATTTATCAGATAATGGAACGATTGCTGGTTTGGAGGCAATAAATTTCATAACCCTAGCAACACCACATCTAGGAGTTAGAGGGAATAAACAG CTTCCGTTTCTTCTGGGTGTTCCCATCTTAGAAAAAATTGCTGCACCAATGGCCCCCATTTTTGTTGGACGAACGGGTAGTCAGCTTTTTCTCACTGATGGTAGACCCGACAAGCCACCTCTGCTTTTGAGAATGACAACTGATTCTCAAGATGCCAATTTTAT aTCTGCCCTTGGTGCTTTTAAATACCGTATATTGTATGCCAATGCTGCCTATGATC ATATGGTTGGTCGGCGCACATCATCAATAAGAAGGGAGTCTGAGCTCGTGAAG CCTCCTTTACAATCTTTGGATGGTTATAAACATGTTGTAGATGTGGAATACTGTCCACCCGTACCATCCACAGGTTCCCATTTTCCCCCAGAAGCTGCAAGAGCAAAAGAAGCCGCCCAAAATGTACCTAATAcccaaaataccctcgaatatcatGAAATTATGGAAG AGGAAATGATTCGTGGATTACAACAGTTGGGATGGAAAAAAGTTGATGTCAGTTTCCACAGTTCGCTTTGGCCGTTCTTTGCTCATAACAACATACAT GTGAAAGATGAATGGTTCCATAAAGCTGGAGCTGGAGTAGTTGCTCATGTTGCTGACAGCATCAATCAACAAGAAAAACAACACCAATCTACTGCGCTCATATCCGCCAGTTTGTAG